In Candidatus Epulonipiscium viviparus, one DNA window encodes the following:
- a CDS encoding uridine kinase family protein, which translates to MQTNEQLQNIKKEIDFLLQTKSKIIIAIDGNCGAGKTSLANALREAYHCDIIRMDDFFLQSYQRTPQRLEEPGGNIDYERFIKEVVTLLRAGASSITYKPFSCETMSLLEPVVAAVGEILIIEGTYSLHDLYDDIYDLKIFLEIDSNTRCCV; encoded by the coding sequence ATGCAAACAAACGAACAGTTACAGAACATTAAAAAAGAAATAGATTTTTTGTTGCAGACAAAATCAAAAATAATAATAGCAATCGATGGAAATTGTGGAGCTGGAAAAACCAGTCTAGCAAATGCTTTGAGAGAAGCGTATCATTGCGATATAATTAGAATGGACGATTTCTTTCTGCAATCATATCAGCGAACACCACAAAGACTGGAAGAACCGGGTGGAAATATTGATTATGAACGATTTATAAAAGAAGTTGTTACGTTGCTGAGAGCTGGAGCTAGTTCGATTACGTATAAACCATTTAGCTGTGAGACGATGTCATTGTTAGAACCGGTTGTGGCAGCAGTAGGAGAAATATTAATTATAGAGGGAACTTATAGCTTGCATGATTTATATGACGATATATATGACTTAAAAATATTTTTAGAAATTGATAGTAATACCAGATGTTGCGTATAA
- a CDS encoding ECF transporter S component — protein MKNNIKNLVISAMLLALGFVLPFLTGQIQEIGSMLLPLHIPVLICGFVCGPIYAAVVGAILPVMRSIIFAMPPIYPVAVSMAFEMCVYGLIAGYVYQILPKKTINIYISLIISMIVGRLVYGAVMVIISGLSSTPYSFNIFITSVFFSGIPGIILQIVAIPPLIMILEKVGFINANKRTVTEH, from the coding sequence GTGAAAAATAATATTAAAAATTTAGTAATAAGTGCAATGTTACTGGCGCTTGGATTTGTGTTACCGTTTTTAACGGGACAGATTCAAGAAATAGGAAGTATGTTATTGCCGTTACATATTCCGGTATTGATATGTGGATTTGTATGTGGACCAATTTATGCCGCGGTGGTAGGAGCAATATTGCCAGTAATGCGTTCAATTATATTTGCGATGCCTCCAATATATCCTGTGGCTGTCTCGATGGCTTTTGAAATGTGTGTATATGGATTGATAGCAGGTTATGTGTATCAAATTTTGCCTAAGAAGACTATAAACATTTACATTTCACTTATTATTTCTATGATAGTAGGAAGACTAGTTTATGGTGCCGTAATGGTTATAATTTCTGGATTATCAAGTACTCCATATAGCTTTAATATATTTATAACTTCGGTATTTTTTAGTGGGATTCCAGGAATTATATTGCAAATTGTGGCAATTCCGCCGTTAATAATGATTTTAGAGAAAGTAGGGTTTATCAATGCAAACAAACGAACAGTTACAGAACATTAA
- a CDS encoding SDR family NAD(P)-dependent oxidoreductase, whose product MKNCIITGGSSGIGFDMATQFIEKGYRVIVLDIKDCANKEVTYIHTDISDAVSVANAFKAIKEQFQTAHILINDAAIASHKKALVDSDAAEFDLILDTNLRGAYLCCKEFINLNKGESYGRIINISSTRFHQNEANCELYGMSKGGLISLTNSLCISLTGTPITVNAISPGWICTANYDELDFDDHKMHPSNRVGKPRDISNVCLFLAEEENDFINGANIIVDGGMTKKMIY is encoded by the coding sequence ATGAAGAATTGTATTATAACAGGTGGTTCGAGTGGAATAGGATTTGATATGGCAACGCAATTTATAGAAAAGGGATACAGAGTTATTGTTTTGGATATAAAAGATTGTGCTAATAAGGAAGTAACTTATATTCATACAGATATTTCGGATGCGGTTAGTGTGGCAAATGCATTTAAAGCGATAAAAGAACAGTTTCAAACGGCTCATATTTTAATCAATGATGCTGCGATAGCTAGCCATAAAAAAGCGCTTGTAGATTCAGATGCGGCCGAATTTGATTTGATCTTAGATACTAATTTGCGAGGTGCGTACCTTTGTTGCAAAGAGTTTATTAATCTTAATAAGGGCGAAAGTTATGGTCGAATTATTAATATTTCATCTACCAGATTTCACCAAAATGAAGCTAACTGCGAATTATATGGAATGAGCAAAGGTGGGTTAATTTCTTTAACTAACAGCCTGTGTATCTCTTTGACAGGTACTCCAATTACTGTCAATGCAATTAGCCCGGGTTGGATTTGTACAGCAAATTACGATGAATTAGATTTTGACGATCACAAGATGCATCCTTCAAATAGAGTGGGTAAACCTCGCGATATTTCTAACGTTTGCTTATTTCTTGCTGAAGAAGAGAATGATTTTATCAATGGAGCCAATATTATTGTAGATGGGGGAATGACAAAGAAGATGATTTATTGA
- the rpoZ gene encoding DNA-directed RNA polymerase subunit omega, protein MLEPSYSQLMEKINEDAGTQMITSRYSIIIATAKRARQIIELINQEASGDLRDRRKVDEALEFKERLKSTKPTSIAVLELYRGDIQIKEKDVL, encoded by the coding sequence ATGTTAGAACCGTCTTATTCACAACTTATGGAAAAAATTAATGAAGATGCTGGTACTCAAATGATCACCAGTCGTTATTCGATAATTATCGCAACCGCAAAGAGAGCACGACAAATTATTGAACTGATAAATCAAGAAGCTTCTGGAGATTTGCGTGATCGACGCAAGGTAGACGAAGCTCTCGAGTTTAAAGAAAGACTTAAATCCACTAAACCTACCAGCATCGCTGTATTAGAATTATATAGAGGGGATATTCAAATAAAAGAAAAAGATGTTTTGTAG
- a CDS encoding leucine-rich repeat domain-containing protein → MTRETLETLRKIYLEHGEITFRDPEQLSKLVQEALHNEDREIILRAIERDIATLVIDMVKSIIDIESITLIRDKLAITWRVDLAETVVRAFVQAKFDLFDPIESIPKNESSPPQVSNYDKNIFKIQNNVLLKFTGPQSHVVIPDGVTAIADKAFYKCKHVKSITIPPGVTSIGDSAFDGCNFLNSVTISDEVVSIGNMAFNKCKSLTTISLPKNIKHIGRSAFAESGLIFIDIPKTVTHLDHLTFFKCKNLTSATISEGVRVIGHNVFSKCNNLTQISIPSTLENIATRNVTSKAEDIRSGHIWKLLTKTKW, encoded by the coding sequence ATGACTCGTGAAACACTTGAAACTTTACGTAAAATCTATCTTGAACACGGAGAAATAACTTTTAGAGATCCAGAACAATTATCAAAATTAGTACAAGAAGCTTTGCACAACGAAGATCGTGAAATAATATTGCGAGCAATTGAGCGAGATATCGCGACTCTTGTTATCGATATGGTTAAATCTATCATCGATATTGAATCAATTACTCTTATTAGAGATAAATTAGCCATAACTTGGAGAGTAGACCTCGCCGAAACAGTGGTTAGAGCTTTTGTTCAAGCAAAATTTGACCTTTTTGATCCTATTGAATCTATTCCAAAAAATGAATCTAGTCCACCACAGGTTAGTAACTACGACAAAAATATCTTCAAAATTCAGAATAATGTACTTTTAAAATTTACTGGTCCACAATCACATGTTGTTATTCCAGATGGCGTCACCGCTATTGCCGATAAAGCTTTTTATAAATGCAAACATGTTAAATCTATAACGATTCCACCTGGAGTAACCAGCATCGGTGATTCTGCCTTTGATGGTTGTAATTTCTTAAATTCTGTGACTATTTCAGATGAAGTTGTCAGCATTGGCAATATGGCCTTTAATAAATGTAAATCTCTAACAACAATATCACTACCAAAAAATATAAAGCATATTGGTAGATCGGCATTTGCTGAAAGCGGATTGATATTTATTGATATTCCAAAAACTGTCACTCATCTTGATCATTTAACGTTTTTTAAGTGTAAAAATTTAACCTCTGCCACAATTTCAGAGGGAGTACGTGTTATAGGTCATAACGTATTTTCTAAATGCAATAACTTAACACAAATCAGCATTCCTTCCACTCTCGAAAATATTGCAACTCGCAATGTTACTTCAAAAGCCGAAGATATTCGTAGTGGGCATATCTGGAAGCTATTAACCAAAACAAAATGGTAA
- the rnr gene encoding ribonuclease R: MDNKKRKQTIVKLLGDPSYVPMKIKDLVTILKVPKEDRLLFENLLRELIEEHKIICTKRGKYALPTQYDMVYGIFRGTQKGFGFVTPDDGSPDIYIMSKNINGALHHDKVLCKISRGNKTEGTILKVLGSELPHIIGRYYEHKSFGFVIPDDNKFGTDIFIPKKNKNGAVEGNKVLVEVIKRDNDKSPEGRVAKILGHINDPGIDILSICYQYDLPTEFNPEVMAAVAKVPDEVPAKDKVGRVDFRDLMMVTIDGEDAKDLDDAVTLEILSDGNFRLGVHIADVTHYVPEKSALDLEAVARGTSIYLVDRVIPMLPHKLSNGICSLNAGVDRLALSCIMDIDQAGNVYSHDIVESVINVDKRMTYTAVKKILTDNDEELIEEYSEFVPIFRNMETLAQILRDKRIRRGALDFDFEETKVILDEEGHPTEIKAYERNVATKLIEEFMLVCNETVAEEYYFRELPFVYRIHEEPDAQKIAEMIRIVNSFGHTIKSRQKIHSRELQQLILAIKERPEEEIISKLILRSLKQARYNDECLGHFGLNARFYCHFTSPIRRYPDLQIHRIIKYTLKGQLKGKKLKDMYKRVSDISKQSSLMERRAEMAERETIKLKKAEFMADKIGEVFTGIINGVTSWGIYVLLPNTVEGLVHLNNMSGDYYIFDEVNFCYVGQTTNTIYQIGQKVQVQLIKVDTLARSIDFRFS; the protein is encoded by the coding sequence TTGGATAATAAAAAAAGGAAGCAGACAATTGTAAAATTGCTAGGTGATCCATCGTACGTTCCAATGAAAATTAAAGATTTAGTAACTATACTCAAAGTTCCAAAAGAAGATAGACTGTTATTTGAGAATCTACTCCGCGAGCTCATCGAAGAACATAAAATTATCTGCACAAAACGCGGCAAATATGCTCTACCTACTCAGTATGATATGGTCTACGGAATATTTCGAGGAACGCAAAAAGGATTTGGGTTCGTCACTCCAGATGACGGTAGTCCAGATATTTATATAATGTCAAAAAACATAAACGGCGCATTGCATCACGATAAAGTCTTGTGTAAAATATCTAGAGGCAATAAAACTGAGGGGACAATTCTTAAGGTTTTAGGCTCCGAACTACCTCATATTATTGGGCGCTACTATGAGCATAAGTCGTTTGGATTTGTTATTCCCGATGATAATAAATTTGGAACCGATATTTTTATCCCTAAAAAAAATAAAAACGGTGCTGTAGAAGGCAATAAAGTTTTAGTCGAAGTCATTAAACGAGATAATGACAAAAGTCCTGAAGGTAGAGTTGCTAAAATTTTGGGGCATATCAACGATCCTGGAATAGACATCCTGTCTATCTGCTATCAATATGATTTACCAACTGAATTTAATCCAGAAGTTATGGCAGCAGTAGCTAAAGTTCCAGACGAAGTTCCGGCCAAAGATAAAGTAGGCAGAGTTGACTTTAGAGATTTGATGATGGTAACAATTGATGGCGAAGATGCCAAGGATTTGGATGATGCAGTTACACTAGAAATTCTATCAGACGGAAATTTTAGATTGGGAGTTCATATAGCCGATGTTACTCACTATGTTCCCGAAAAGTCTGCCTTAGATCTTGAGGCAGTAGCAAGAGGAACCAGTATATATTTGGTAGATAGAGTTATTCCAATGTTACCGCACAAACTCAGTAATGGTATTTGTTCGCTAAACGCAGGCGTTGACAGACTCGCACTTAGTTGCATTATGGATATTGATCAAGCCGGAAATGTCTATTCGCATGATATAGTAGAAAGTGTAATTAACGTAGATAAGCGCATGACCTATACTGCTGTTAAAAAAATATTAACCGATAATGATGAAGAGTTAATTGAAGAGTATTCAGAGTTTGTGCCAATATTTAGAAACATGGAAACTTTAGCACAAATTTTAAGAGACAAACGCATTCGACGAGGCGCACTAGATTTTGACTTTGAAGAAACTAAGGTTATATTGGATGAAGAAGGTCACCCAACAGAAATTAAGGCATATGAAAGAAACGTCGCAACTAAGCTGATCGAAGAATTTATGCTAGTATGCAATGAAACTGTTGCGGAGGAATATTACTTTAGAGAATTACCATTTGTATATCGAATACACGAAGAGCCAGACGCACAAAAAATTGCCGAAATGATAAGAATCGTAAATAGTTTTGGACACACTATAAAAAGTCGCCAAAAAATTCACTCCCGCGAGCTACAACAATTGATATTAGCAATCAAAGAGCGACCAGAAGAAGAAATAATTTCTAAGTTGATTTTAAGATCCCTAAAGCAAGCGAGATATAATGATGAATGTTTGGGACACTTCGGTTTAAATGCAAGATTTTATTGCCATTTTACTTCACCGATACGCCGATATCCAGACCTTCAAATTCATCGAATTATAAAATACACGCTAAAAGGTCAGCTAAAAGGCAAAAAACTTAAAGATATGTATAAGCGCGTTAGTGATATATCAAAGCAAAGCTCTCTGATGGAAAGACGCGCCGAAATGGCAGAACGAGAAACTATTAAGCTTAAGAAAGCCGAATTTATGGCAGATAAGATAGGCGAAGTTTTTACTGGCATTATAAATGGAGTTACCTCGTGGGGAATATATGTTCTATTACCAAACACAGTCGAAGGATTGGTTCATCTTAACAACATGTCTGGAGATTATTATATCTTTGACGAGGTAAATTTTTGCTATGTCGGTCAAACCACTAACACTATATATCAGATTGGACAAAAAGTTCAAGTTCAACTAATAAAAGTTGATACGCTGGCTCGCTCCATAGACTTTAGATTTTCTTAA
- a CDS encoding YitT family protein yields MKIAEYKQTVRDMNFEKAIIAIKKCEYKDTIFFLILGTMLMALAVNGVLAPNYLINGGISGISLMLHFAFGWNLSMLTIVLNVPIFLIALKFLPKKFLGFSILGTMLLAGWIELTKDFRIPLNSELTIVVLGGLINGLGMGMIFRTGGSTGGTDIIAKIFNKLFSFSMGSVSFMINMIIMAAAAYFFSIDLAVVTAISMFVASQATNLIVDGLNSRRTGTIIVSPEYAEEICLAITHELHRGATMVDATGGYTHNKKVIIYTMINMREVAKLKQIVSSHDKHAFMTIVETAQVIGNGKGFLSQINNK; encoded by the coding sequence ATGAAAATTGCAGAATATAAACAAACAGTAAGAGATATGAATTTTGAAAAGGCAATAATAGCTATAAAAAAATGCGAATATAAAGATACGATTTTCTTTTTGATTTTGGGTACAATGCTAATGGCACTAGCGGTCAATGGGGTGCTTGCTCCAAATTATCTAATTAATGGCGGAATAAGTGGCATCTCCTTGATGTTACACTTTGCTTTTGGATGGAATTTAAGTATGCTAACGATTGTGTTAAACGTGCCTATTTTTCTTATTGCTCTAAAATTTTTGCCAAAGAAGTTTTTGGGATTTAGTATATTGGGGACTATGTTGCTTGCAGGATGGATAGAGCTGACGAAGGATTTTCGTATTCCGCTTAATTCTGAGCTTACGATTGTTGTATTGGGAGGTTTGATCAACGGGTTAGGAATGGGTATGATATTTCGTACAGGGGGATCAACAGGAGGAACAGATATCATTGCCAAAATATTCAATAAGCTGTTTTCCTTCAGTATGGGTAGTGTTTCATTCATGATTAATATGATAATTATGGCAGCTGCAGCATACTTTTTTAGTATAGATCTTGCAGTTGTGACAGCAATTAGTATGTTTGTCGCATCACAAGCAACAAATCTAATTGTAGATGGTTTAAATTCGAGACGTACAGGAACAATAATCGTATCTCCAGAGTATGCAGAAGAAATTTGTTTAGCAATTACGCACGAACTTCATAGAGGTGCGACGATGGTTGATGCAACTGGTGGATATACGCATAATAAAAAGGTTATTATATACACTATGATAAATATGAGAGAAGTGGCAAAGCTAAAACAAATAGTTTCGTCTCATGATAAGCATGCTTTTATGACTATTGTAGAGACTGCTCAAGTAATAGGTAATGGTAAAGGATTTTTATCACAAATAAATAATAAATAA
- the priA gene encoding replication restart helicase PriA, translating to MFCSIIINRATNKAIDKPFTYILPEHLNALVGSRVMVPFGPLNKLTIGYLINIVSDEQITNIDFKIKTVIEVLDEEPILNQEQLEMVKFLVEYYGSSYAAAISTLLPPIDKHDIKTAVATTEFLYKAADDQAILQYLNKISHSKTFANQSKILNFLLQNDGQIVSELKNTLELNTNSSINSLLKLKLIKRVFWQVRVQHMPICYDKFLPLNSEQQQAYDQISSCSDHNTFLLEGVTGSGKTEVFLHLIRDAVERGESVIVLVPEIALTRQTVNRFTERFGSRVALTHSKLTPRKRREIYLQAKIQNVQIVIGPRSAVFMPLPRLSLIIIDEEHDGSYKSDMVPKFNAIEIAIERMKHHQGKLILASATPSLESYYQATLGIYEYLKLNQRAKNATMPTISIVDMREELAAGNTKILSRRLHNAIVDTVTQGKQVMILLNRRGHSTFISCRSCGYVAKCAYCDQPFTYHQKNKLLICHHCLNQIQVPTTCPECGSKYMQFFGNGTQKIEEYLMMHFSHYGIARMDLDTVSKKNELETLLQDFEKGATKLLVGTQMISKGHDFSNVTLVGIISADSLLYIPDFRAAEKTYQLITQTLGRSGRGADQGKVIIQTHSPQNDVLKNIQNGSQPQFYKSELITRKIMGYPPYNHLFSVMISSEDEQSVIQNIKKLFAYYTHYNKKKLFRLLGPTAATMPKLANKFRWKIMIIGQPRDILLFYGRYCIDKFNEYEKPKKINIIWDIDPRNMI from the coding sequence ATGTTTTGTAGTATAATAATTAACCGTGCAACAAATAAAGCAATTGATAAACCTTTCACTTATATACTACCCGAACATTTGAACGCTCTGGTAGGCAGTAGAGTGATGGTACCATTTGGTCCTCTCAATAAGTTAACAATAGGATATTTAATAAATATAGTTTCTGATGAACAAATAACAAATATAGATTTCAAAATCAAAACTGTGATCGAAGTCTTAGACGAAGAACCTATTTTAAATCAAGAACAACTCGAAATGGTCAAGTTTTTAGTTGAATATTACGGAAGTTCTTACGCAGCTGCTATATCTACGTTACTTCCACCTATTGACAAACACGATATCAAAACTGCAGTAGCAACTACAGAATTTTTATACAAAGCTGCAGATGATCAAGCAATCCTTCAGTATCTTAACAAGATTTCGCATTCAAAAACGTTTGCCAATCAATCAAAGATACTAAACTTTTTGCTACAAAATGATGGACAAATAGTTTCTGAGCTCAAAAATACCTTGGAACTCAACACCAATTCTAGTATTAATTCGTTACTCAAATTAAAACTAATAAAAAGAGTCTTTTGGCAAGTCAGGGTACAGCATATGCCCATTTGCTATGATAAGTTTCTTCCTTTAAATAGTGAGCAACAACAAGCTTATGATCAAATTTCTAGTTGCTCTGATCACAATACTTTTCTATTAGAAGGGGTCACTGGAAGCGGCAAGACCGAAGTGTTTTTGCATCTTATTCGCGACGCAGTGGAGCGGGGCGAAAGTGTTATTGTTCTTGTACCAGAAATTGCACTTACTCGGCAAACTGTCAATCGATTTACTGAACGGTTTGGCTCTCGCGTCGCTCTTACGCATAGTAAATTGACTCCTCGAAAACGACGAGAAATATATTTGCAAGCCAAAATTCAAAATGTACAAATAGTGATAGGTCCCAGAAGTGCCGTGTTTATGCCACTTCCCAGGTTATCCCTAATTATAATCGATGAGGAACACGATGGCAGCTACAAATCTGACATGGTTCCAAAATTTAATGCTATCGAAATAGCAATAGAGCGCATGAAGCATCACCAAGGCAAACTAATCTTGGCATCTGCAACTCCTAGCCTCGAATCTTATTATCAAGCCACACTTGGTATTTATGAATATTTAAAACTAAATCAAAGAGCTAAAAATGCCACAATGCCCACCATCTCCATAGTCGATATGCGCGAGGAGCTGGCTGCTGGAAATACAAAAATATTGAGTAGGCGCTTGCATAATGCAATAGTCGATACCGTTACTCAGGGCAAGCAAGTGATGATACTATTAAACAGACGCGGACATTCTACTTTTATAAGCTGCAGGTCTTGCGGCTATGTTGCAAAGTGTGCCTATTGCGATCAACCATTTACGTATCATCAAAAAAATAAGCTTCTAATATGTCACCATTGTCTAAATCAAATACAGGTACCAACTACCTGTCCCGAATGTGGTAGCAAATATATGCAATTTTTTGGCAACGGTACACAGAAAATCGAAGAATATTTGATGATGCATTTTTCACATTATGGTATTGCTAGAATGGATTTAGATACGGTTAGTAAAAAAAATGAACTAGAAACTTTATTACAAGATTTCGAAAAAGGAGCAACAAAATTATTGGTAGGTACACAGATGATTTCTAAGGGTCACGATTTTAGTAATGTGACATTGGTAGGAATCATTTCTGCTGACAGTTTGTTATATATTCCTGATTTTAGAGCTGCCGAAAAGACATACCAATTGATAACTCAAACGCTAGGAAGATCAGGGCGCGGTGCAGATCAAGGAAAAGTAATAATCCAAACACACTCTCCGCAAAATGATGTGCTTAAAAATATTCAAAATGGCAGCCAACCACAGTTTTATAAAAGCGAACTTATAACTAGAAAAATTATGGGATACCCTCCATATAATCATTTATTTAGTGTAATGATTAGCTCTGAAGATGAACAAAGTGTTATACAAAATATTAAAAAATTATTTGCCTATTATACACACTATAACAAGAAGAAGCTATTTCGATTATTGGGGCCTACTGCTGCCACAATGCCCAAACTTGCTAATAAATTTAGATGGAAAATTATGATTATTGGTCAACCACGAGATATCCTGCTATTTTATGGTCGATATTGCATCGATAAATTTAATGAGTATGAAAAACCTAAAAAAATAAATATTATTTGGGACATAGACCCCAGAAATATGATATAG
- a CDS encoding leucine-rich repeat domain-containing protein, with protein MANETLSVLHHIYNQSEYTNLEVVNKIVHDSLHNEDRDIILQAVRLKVTTRVSDQVSSPYDTAAINAIVKSLAITWRLELAERIVSLFVQAKFLDSYDQDSFTIEGNVLLKFTGQQTHVDIPHGTISISDSAFAWCKNLESITMPLSLTSIGNWTFADCGIKSLIIPKGVTTIGDWAFVSCHNLQSITIPDGVTTIGQLAFAWCESLTSIKLPEGVISIGEKTFERCTSLSSITIPTTVSTIGDLAFAWCSSLENIVIPEGVTSIGTAAFANCYNLTSITIPSTLKTVANKVVLAKSGVIRSGRIWELLTE; from the coding sequence ATGGCAAACGAAACATTAAGCGTATTACATCATATTTATAATCAAAGCGAATATACAAATTTAGAGGTAGTCAATAAAATAGTACATGATTCACTGCATAATGAGGATCGTGATATTATATTGCAAGCTGTTCGATTGAAAGTTACTACACGAGTTTCCGATCAGGTATCTTCTCCATATGATACTGCCGCCATTAATGCAATTGTAAAATCGTTGGCAATAACGTGGAGATTAGAATTAGCTGAAAGAATTGTCAGCCTATTTGTACAAGCCAAATTTCTTGATAGTTATGATCAAGATTCTTTCACCATTGAAGGAAATGTTTTATTAAAATTTACAGGACAACAAACACATGTGGATATTCCACACGGTACTATTTCTATTAGTGATAGTGCTTTTGCTTGGTGTAAAAATCTCGAATCTATTACTATGCCACTTTCTTTAACCAGCATCGGTAACTGGACATTTGCTGATTGCGGCATAAAATCATTGATCATTCCAAAGGGTGTCACAACCATTGGTGACTGGGCATTTGTTTCCTGTCATAACTTGCAATCTATAACAATTCCAGACGGAGTCACAACCATTGGTCAGTTGGCTTTTGCCTGGTGTGAGTCACTAACGTCTATAAAACTGCCCGAAGGCGTTATCAGTATTGGTGAGAAAACATTTGAAAGATGTACTTCTTTATCTTCTATAACTATCCCAACAACTGTTTCAACAATTGGCGATTTGGCTTTTGCCTGGTGCAGTAGCCTAGAAAATATCGTAATTCCAGAAGGAGTCACATCGATTGGCACGGCCGCTTTTGCTAATTGCTATAATTTAACTAGCATTACAATTCCATCTACACTAAAAACTGTCGCCAACAAAGTTGTCTTAGCTAAATCTGGAGTTATAAGAAGCGGCAGAATATGGGAGTTATTAACAGAATAG
- the gmk gene encoding guanylate kinase: MLKVVISGPSGSGKGTIVKELMKYENYKLSISATTRYKRELEQEGVHYFFKTNEEFQQMIAQDQLLEYEEFCGNLYGTPKHFVDQTIAEGFDILLEIEVKGALKIKEKFNETVLIFIIPPTFTELTSRLLGRRTETEEVVNYRLARAREELKLFKQYDYIVINDDISHAVRQINTIVEAEKLRSCYQQAIVKNMLNN, translated from the coding sequence ATGTTAAAAGTAGTTATTTCTGGACCATCTGGCTCTGGAAAAGGAACAATCGTTAAAGAACTTATGAAATATGAAAACTATAAACTTTCAATTTCGGCAACAACTAGGTATAAACGCGAATTAGAACAAGAGGGAGTTCATTATTTCTTTAAAACCAACGAAGAGTTTCAACAAATGATAGCGCAGGATCAATTGCTTGAATATGAAGAATTTTGTGGAAACTTGTATGGCACTCCCAAGCATTTTGTTGATCAAACAATTGCAGAGGGATTTGATATTTTATTAGAAATTGAAGTAAAAGGTGCATTAAAAATTAAAGAAAAATTTAATGAAACCGTGCTAATATTTATTATTCCTCCAACATTCACAGAGCTGACATCTCGGTTATTAGGCCGAAGAACAGAAACCGAAGAAGTAGTAAATTATCGATTAGCACGCGCTAGAGAGGAGTTAAAATTATTTAAGCAATACGATTATATTGTCATCAATGATGATATATCACACGCAGTACGCCAAATTAATACAATAGTTGAAGCCGAAAAGCTACGCAGCTGCTATCAACAAGCAATTGTCAAAAATATGTTAAATAATTAA
- a CDS encoding leucine-rich repeat domain-containing protein, which yields MITEAVNTLRTIYTRDSGAFSNKAQLTISTEKLLNPDNIYLPIVLQAIDMNVATLVASNVKSSTDTDAIKTISQKLSLTWREELADQIVNIFVQAKFGSTTELNAQKPLVVSEKKPSLPPLIPDEKVPAPQLNEIIYDKRIFTIENQVLIKFSNKQTRATIPKGVTAIAEKAFFNCHNLTSVTIPVGVVSIGKFAFAECSSLTEIIIPEGVTLIDDCAFAWCSGLKSVIIEKNGKSIGKSTFMECINLTSVTIHEGVTHINQGVFTWCDKLKNIFVPSTLKTIGESEVNVKSGVITEGDIWNLLTQNL from the coding sequence ATGATTACAGAAGCCGTAAATACGTTACGTACAATTTATACTAGAGATAGTGGGGCATTCAGCAATAAAGCTCAATTAACTATCTCTACCGAAAAATTACTTAACCCAGATAATATCTACCTCCCGATAGTTTTACAAGCTATAGATATGAACGTCGCCACTCTTGTTGCGAGCAATGTAAAATCTTCCACAGATACTGATGCAATCAAAACTATTAGCCAAAAATTATCTCTCACCTGGCGAGAAGAATTAGCAGATCAAATTGTAAATATATTTGTGCAAGCAAAATTTGGTTCTACAACAGAACTCAACGCTCAAAAACCTTTAGTTGTATCTGAAAAAAAACCTAGTCTGCCGCCTCTTATACCTGACGAAAAAGTCCCTGCGCCTCAATTAAACGAAATAATATATGATAAGCGAATATTTACAATAGAAAATCAAGTTTTGATAAAATTTTCCAATAAACAAACTAGAGCAACCATTCCAAAAGGTGTTACGGCTATTGCCGAAAAAGCTTTCTTTAACTGTCATAACCTTACATCAGTGACTATTCCTGTGGGAGTAGTTAGTATAGGCAAATTTGCATTTGCTGAATGCAGTTCTTTAACAGAAATTATAATTCCAGAAGGTGTCACACTCATAGATGACTGCGCTTTTGCTTGGTGTAGTGGCTTAAAATCTGTCATAATTGAAAAAAATGGTAAAAGCATTGGTAAGTCTACATTTATGGAATGTATAAATTTAACTTCTGTTACCATACACGAAGGTGTTACGCACATAAATCAAGGTGTATTCACTTGGTGTGATAAACTAAAAAATATTTTTGTTCCATCTACATTAAAAACAATCGGAGAATCCGAAGTTAATGTAAAATCAGGTGTTATTACAGAAGGTGACATTTGGAACTTATTAACTCAAAATCTTTAA